The following DNA comes from Saccharomyces mikatae IFO 1815 strain IFO1815 genome assembly, chromosome: 8.
TTCTGAAAGAACCGGCTGGTTTATAGGATGGTTTTGCCGTTAAGTCTGAAGGATTTGTCATCACTACACTTTGTCTAAGTTGGTAAGGTGAGGGAACGGCCCCATTTTCACTGGACTTCATAAACTGACCTTGTCGTTGTGAAGCATAATAGGTATCGTTTGTTGGTGAATAAAACATTGCTGGATGATCTACGGGATTTAACGCAGTGCCGTTTAGTCTTGCGGTTTGtaattgaagaagttgtTGCTTGTTTGGTCTCTTAAAAGAGGTCAGTGAATGTGAAGAAACTGATTGAGCTAGATATGCAGGTGTTGGTAATTCTCCAATAGTTTCTAAGGTTTGGGGATGATTatattgctgttgctgAGGAGTTGGGGCACCATACCATTGTGGGTTTTGAACAACTGGCACAGCATACCCTTGTTGTACATTTTCGTTATATCCAGAGGCGGGAGACTGTGAGTAGCCACCGTACACCGCCACTTGTTCATGTTTTTGACTTTGACCTTGATAATCCACTGGCTGAATTGCCTCTGAATAAATCGAAGAAGCAATTCTATTAGAGGCTGCCGCTTCTATGTCATTCACAGCCAatgtatctttttcaatgtatTGATTAGGTTTATGGttcatttttgaagcaTATACTTCCGAAGTAGtatcttcttttggaaGTGCGTCTTGTGTCAGGTGTTTTGCTTTTGGAAACTCAATATTGTCAATACTATCATGATTGCTAACCTGGATGGAAGAGAGAGGATTATGGTCCAAATTATCGATCATAGTGTCATCATTCGATAGACCTTTTGCGTTGTCTAGCTTTTCCTGCCCCTTTATCATTGTTTTAGCTCTATCCAAATAAACTTGATAAATACTCTtcattctttgaatatctTCCTCCTCATTAGGCGATAAACGGGACACATAATagtcatcttcttcatttttgctACCAGTACCATCATCCACGTGTTCAGGTTCTTTAATGACTTGAAGCTCGTAGTCATCATTGTTACCAACCTGCAGACTCTTCCTATGAGTCTTTTCTGAAGCATCATCGAATTCAAACTCGAACGCGTCGTTGCCTGACAATCTATGTGACTCATTCGAAATCTCTGTCTCCTCATCAAATCTAGTTGATTTACTCAATTCATTAGGTGAAGTTGACTGCTTGTAGGCAATTGCTGTGGCGGAACTGTGTGGAATTTGATTATTATCGGTCACGCTATTGTGAGACTGAACGCTTCTACTCTCTTGGAATCTCGAGGATGCCCTCAATGGCGTATGATTAGAAAAATTATCCGGATGCAGTGACGTTTGACTAGCATTTCTGGAATTAGCTGCCACTTTATAACCTCCTATCCCATCCCCTTGTACTTTCATCGCAAAATCTCTTAGACTACTACAGTCATTTGACTCGTGTGGGAGCTGAAACGGGTCTACGTACCATGATCGACTAATAGCAGGTGGAGTAACGCTTCTCAGATTATATTCGCTACTATTCATACTATTAGCAAAGGGATCTGAAGGTGGTAAAGGTTTCTCCACGAAGTCTTGCTGTGAGTCGCTGGAGTATGGATGATTCATTCCAGAAGAATAATCCTGTATTGCCGGTAAAAATTCTGAGTCCCCTTCGAAATCTGGGTCATTGTCTTCCTCagcttcttttttacttcTTCTATATACGATGTAAAGTATCACAGCTAAAACGATTATAATGACACCTATCGGTACCGCAACAGCTACACCGACAGTCACGCTGGTGCTATGACTCGAATTCGTGGGTTTTTGACACTTTTGCTTGGAGCCTGTACATTTGGCAGATTTACTACTATTCGTACTGGACGCTGAGGAAGGTGATGAATCACTATCATCTCTTCTAGTGAGCCTTCGGTAGACATAGGTCACGTTGGGGATAGTCACTGCTGAAGTTACAGATGACAAACTTTCATGCATATGGGTATGGTACATCACGAAAAAAAACCTCTTCAGAACTTTGTGATACTATGTGAGTTCAACGAGAGAATAGGgaccaaaagaaataatataaaaagaaagcacTGAAAAGGCTTGATATGAATAAAAACAAGGTCTATCTCCACAAAAGCTATACCATGACTTTCTGggattcaaaaattcttactagaatgaaaagagaaaaaaaatacagaaGAAAGTTTGACTTTTGATGTACTTTCCTATTTAGGTGAGCAGTTTTCCTGGAgctactgaaaaaaatgtttgtCGCTTCACgaaactttttttgaattcttcaaaacgCGTCAGGGTTATGATAGTATGTTATTCGGGGTTTTAAGGATATACTAGgttcattgtttttttgaacagaaaaaaaaagaaggtcaAGTTAGGGTTAAGGGAATAagtttcattatttccGTCGCGATGAAGTTTCCCTTTATTGTGACatattgaagaataaaGCGTTTAATGAAGAATTGGAGTCATCAACAGATAAAAGTATGcaaaaataagaatagGCGCACAAATCTAAGCTAACAAGAGGACTGGTACATTCAGTAAATGAGTGAGACTAGCTCAAGCCGCAGGAGTGCGAGCAAAGACGCCGTTAGATCGTACTTCGCTGGTAAGTACAACAAGGTGTTGGATTCTATACTGGAAGCAGAGGCAGCAATATCGAAATCGCCTAATATAGCTGAAAATTTGTCAGAAGGCTCAGCAAGTGGGAACTCTGAGATGAGCCATTCTTCTCTAGCCACTTCTTCCGCAACAAGCCAAGGAATTAGCAAGAAGGAGTTACTTCAACAAATTGCTGGTTCTCTGTTCAGTACATCCATTGAGCGGCTGAAGACCTCCCACTCATCTGATACGTCAGATCTGCCAGAGTATTCAGCAAATTCTCCGTATGAGGAGCAAGAATGTAGTGAGTGTGATGCGCACTTTAAATGTTCTGCACACTTTGAAAAGGCTGCTGACTActatgaagatgaaaccGAATTAGAACCGGCTCTAGAACCTACAACTTCCAACAGTGAAAAAGATCCGTTTATCGATGTATTTTTAGATAAGCTGATTTCAAGGCTGGTCCCTGAAAAATTGCCGGAAAGGGAACATTTTAGTAGCAACACTACAATTGAGCATGATTTGGACACAGA
Coding sequences within:
- the SKG6 gene encoding Skg6p (similar to Saccharomyces cerevisiae TOS2 (YGR221C) and SKG6 (YHR149C); ancestral locus Anc_5.107) — translated: MYHTHMHESLSSVTSAVTIPNVTYVYRRLTRRDDSDSSPSSASSTNSSKSAKCTGSKQKCQKPTNSSHSTSVTVGVAVAVPIGVIIIVLAVILYIVYRRSKKEAEEDNDPDFEGDSEFLPAIQDYSSGMNHPYSSDSQQDFVEKPLPPSDPFANSMNSSEYNLRSVTPPAISRSWYVDPFQLPHESNDCSSLRDFAMKVQGDGIGGYKVAANSRNASQTSLHPDNFSNHTPLRASSRFQESRSVQSHNSVTDNNQIPHSSATAIAYKQSTSPNELSKSTRFDEETEISNESHRLSGNDAFEFEFDDASEKTHRKSLQVGNNDDYELQVIKEPEHVDDGTGSKNEEDDYYVSRLSPNEEEDIQRMKSIYQVYLDRAKTMIKGQEKLDNAKGLSNDDTMIDNLDHNPLSSIQVSNHDSIDNIEFPKAKHLTQDALPKEDTTSEVYASKMNHKPNQYIEKDTLAVNDIEAAASNRIASSIYSEAIQPVDYQGQSQKHEQVAVYGGYSQSPASGYNENVQQGYAVPVVQNPQWYGAPTPQQQQYNHPQTLETIGELPTPAYLAQSVSSHSLTSFKRPNKQQLLQLQTARLNGTALNPVDHPAMFYSPTNDTYYASQRQGQFMKSSENGAVPSPYQLRQSVVMTNPSDLTAKPSYKPAGSFRSVSATNSRNNSLTTQNNTYLQQQQQQYNLRVSGILEETDIVQPPSVGGILPHSGSQDDLRRQLGSSHNYVVN